Proteins encoded together in one Vulcanisaeta thermophila window:
- a CDS encoding phosphoglucomutase, giving the protein MQEIHFHFGTDGVRGVIDEDFTEFLVAVVAESTIRYWSRRYGLRKLLVGFDARRKSREFAEVVVSVALNHGLDVVMVNKPTPTPVVAWYGRSHGFDLMIQITASHNPPIFNGFKVISSVGAPAQEEDTNEIERLYSQEMSDILRAVSNVKAGRSITIDPAPEYIDYVLSNVTGMFKPRRRFKVLIDPIHATSIGYTSQILSKMGMEVTEIHNNYDPSFGGRDPNPEPQNIPELINEVVSGKYEVGISHDGDSDRIALVDTKYGYLSANDILPIVVSKLAGIGIIKRGVVRTVSTTHILDVIASRYGFKIIEVPVGVKYVAREILSGSADMGGEESGGLVYSWHIPDKDGIYTASLIIAMASENGDLTQLIRETRENYGYAYFRRVDLDMKNSKAFVNNNREILIKELSRLGPSPRVITIDGVKVVFNDNSWILMRGSGTEPKLRIYSEALSKDRVNYLIDSAVSIVRGLMRGP; this is encoded by the coding sequence ATGCAGGAAATTCACTTCCACTTTGGAACGGACGGTGTCAGGGGGGTCATTGATGAGGACTTCACGGAATTCCTCGTTGCCGTGGTTGCCGAGTCCACCATTAGGTACTGGTCCAGGAGGTATGGACTTAGGAAATTGCTAGTGGGCTTTGACGCGAGGAGGAAGTCCAGGGAGTTCGCGGAGGTGGTTGTGAGTGTGGCCCTGAACCACGGCCTTGACGTGGTCATGGTGAACAAACCCACACCAACACCCGTGGTTGCCTGGTACGGTAGAAGCCACGGCTTTGACCTAATGATCCAAATAACCGCAAGCCATAACCCACCCATATTCAATGGCTTTAAGGTGATAAGCTCAGTGGGTGCGCCAGCCCAGGAGGAGGACACAAACGAGATAGAGAGGTTGTACTCTCAGGAAATGAGCGACATACTCAGGGCGGTCTCTAACGTAAAGGCTGGGCGTAGCATTACCATAGACCCAGCGCCTGAGTACATAGACTACGTGCTCAGTAACGTAACGGGCATGTTCAAGCCCAGGAGGAGGTTCAAGGTACTGATAGACCCAATACACGCAACCTCCATTGGGTACACAAGCCAAATACTTAGTAAAATGGGGATGGAGGTCACGGAAATCCACAACAACTACGACCCAAGCTTCGGAGGTAGAGACCCAAACCCAGAGCCGCAGAACATACCCGAATTAATAAATGAGGTTGTGAGTGGTAAATACGAGGTGGGCATATCACACGACGGCGACTCAGATAGGATAGCCCTTGTTGATACAAAGTACGGCTACCTAAGTGCCAATGACATACTACCCATTGTGGTGAGTAAACTGGCAGGGATAGGCATTATTAAGAGGGGTGTTGTTAGGACGGTATCCACAACACACATACTGGACGTCATAGCATCCAGGTACGGCTTTAAGATAATAGAGGTGCCCGTGGGTGTTAAGTACGTGGCCAGGGAAATATTGAGCGGGAGCGCGGACATGGGCGGTGAGGAGAGCGGTGGGCTTGTCTACTCATGGCACATACCCGATAAGGACGGCATATACACGGCATCACTAATAATTGCCATGGCATCGGAAAATGGAGACCTAACGCAATTGATAAGGGAGACCAGGGAGAACTACGGGTATGCCTACTTCCGCAGGGTGGACCTGGACATGAAGAACTCCAAGGCATTCGTGAACAATAACAGGGAAATACTCATTAAGGAATTGAGCAGGTTAGGACCCTCGCCTAGGGTGATAACCATAGACGGCGTGAAGGTGGTGTTTAA
- a CDS encoding glycosyltransferase family 4 protein produces MKCIILITDGIDDVMGPIRVAHELGRALMERGYRVSVTAPYVSDEALGKLKQSGFTINDLGMMIPFRGQSGHLALWFINSMKSVNFDADDCVTINLSFELPIASTIFYAQGYVSDLLRDIAATAPLRYKIPYSLLRPVMNKVDNTYHRALMNSVMVIANSRFTASMVESRGARVHGIINPPVDTRRFKPVDNPDNDYVLTYVGKETKFQVIRALADSGIKIKAFGSKTPWMPRWFLRHGNIEYLGRVTDDELISLYANAKFTAFPFTHEPFGYIPVESMACGTPVLTYNKQGPSETVVNGESGWLVNDDHEFVRLAIKLWEEGYPEVMRRNARDRAMEYDTKRVMEEWLSVVNEVQQ; encoded by the coding sequence ATGAAATGCATTATATTAATCACCGACGGCATTGACGACGTAATGGGACCCATCAGAGTAGCCCATGAACTAGGTAGGGCATTAATGGAGAGGGGGTACAGGGTCTCCGTAACCGCACCGTACGTGAGTGATGAAGCCTTAGGCAAATTGAAACAAAGCGGCTTCACCATAAATGACCTAGGGATGATGATACCATTTAGAGGACAATCGGGGCATCTGGCATTATGGTTCATTAACTCAATGAAGAGTGTAAACTTTGATGCTGATGATTGCGTCACAATAAACCTATCCTTTGAACTACCCATAGCATCCACAATATTCTACGCACAGGGCTACGTAAGCGACCTACTAAGGGACATAGCCGCAACGGCGCCATTGCGCTACAAAATACCATACTCACTCTTAAGGCCCGTGATGAATAAGGTAGATAATACTTACCACAGGGCGTTAATGAACTCGGTAATGGTGATAGCAAACTCCAGGTTCACCGCATCAATGGTGGAATCAAGGGGTGCCAGGGTCCATGGAATAATAAACCCACCAGTGGACACTAGGAGGTTCAAGCCCGTGGATAACCCAGATAACGACTACGTACTGACGTACGTAGGTAAGGAGACCAAGTTCCAAGTGATAAGGGCATTAGCGGACAGTGGCATTAAGATCAAGGCCTTCGGCTCAAAAACACCGTGGATGCCAAGGTGGTTCCTGAGGCATGGTAATATTGAGTACCTGGGCAGGGTAACTGATGATGAATTAATAAGTCTCTACGCAAATGCCAAATTCACAGCCTTCCCCTTCACCCACGAACCCTTTGGCTACATACCCGTGGAATCCATGGCATGCGGAACCCCAGTGCTCACTTATAACAAGCAGGGACCCAGCGAGACCGTGGTCAACGGGGAATCTGGGTGGTTGGTTAATGATGACCATGAGTTCGTGAGGTTAGCCATTAAGTTATGGGAGGAGGGATACCCAGAGGTCATGAGGAGGAATGCCAGGGATAGAGCCATGGAGTACGATACTAAAAGGGTAATGGAGGAGTGGCTCTCCGTAGTAAATGAGGTTCAGCAATGA
- a CDS encoding gamma carbonic anhydrase family protein, protein MPIVRLGNKTPRIGKNVFIASTAYVIGDVTIGDNVSIWPYAVIRGDEDSVEVGENSNVQDGVVIHTDAGYPVRIGRGVTIGHRAIVHGATVEDEVIVGMGAIILNGAVIGRGSIVGAGSVVTQGTKVPPGSVVVGVPAKVVRQATQEDLEYIRRNYMAYLNLARLYMDNGANL, encoded by the coding sequence GTGCCGATAGTAAGGCTGGGCAATAAAACGCCCAGGATTGGTAAGAACGTCTTCATTGCAAGCACGGCCTACGTAATCGGCGACGTCACCATAGGCGATAACGTGAGCATATGGCCCTACGCCGTGATAAGGGGTGATGAGGACTCCGTGGAGGTTGGCGAGAACTCCAACGTACAGGACGGCGTGGTAATACACACAGACGCGGGCTACCCAGTGAGGATTGGCAGGGGAGTCACCATAGGGCATAGGGCCATTGTGCACGGTGCCACCGTGGAGGATGAGGTCATAGTGGGGATGGGGGCCATAATACTAAACGGCGCGGTGATTGGTAGGGGTAGCATAGTGGGTGCGGGCTCCGTGGTCACCCAGGGCACCAAGGTACCGCCGGGTAGTGTGGTGGTTGGGGTGCCCGCGAAGGTCGTTAGGCAGGCTACGCAGGAGGATCTCGAGTACATTAGGAGGAATTACATGGCATACCTAAACCTGGCGAGGCTATACATGGATAATGGAGCAAACCTTTAA
- a CDS encoding proteasome assembly chaperone family protein, which produces MSTHSVEQFFEVKIKSVPRDVRNTLILACPEPSLASVITIEYLVETLKMEELGYLKLKSEIPVVTVINGAAKLPYRLFYSKDHAAVVVRQHVPIPPTMYRIFINRILDWAEENNINRVVCLTATPVLSDKELDNVYFVSEEGFVNDYASLGFVPLKEATITGVEAVFLDAVLSRNINGVLIMAESKVLTAINRLVESGKLTSHRDVLAILNQTVGQLGPDVTAALKLVRAVSKIIGVDIPTDNLAEHAKKYAFLLEKNLEEFMKPSKTEVPVIY; this is translated from the coding sequence GTGTCCACGCATTCTGTCGAGCAGTTCTTCGAGGTTAAGATTAAGTCAGTGCCTAGGGATGTAAGGAATACATTAATACTTGCGTGTCCCGAGCCCAGCCTGGCCTCGGTAATAACGATTGAGTACTTGGTGGAGACCTTGAAGATGGAGGAGTTGGGCTATCTGAAGCTTAAGAGCGAGATTCCCGTGGTTACTGTCATAAATGGGGCTGCGAAGCTCCCCTACAGGCTCTTCTATAGTAAGGATCACGCGGCCGTGGTGGTTAGGCAGCATGTGCCAATACCACCCACCATGTATAGGATATTTATTAATAGGATTTTGGACTGGGCTGAGGAGAATAACATAAACAGGGTGGTGTGTTTAACGGCAACGCCCGTGCTCAGTGATAAGGAGTTGGACAATGTGTACTTCGTTTCGGAGGAGGGCTTCGTGAATGACTACGCAAGTTTGGGCTTCGTACCCCTTAAGGAGGCTACGATAACGGGTGTGGAGGCTGTGTTCCTGGATGCTGTTCTTTCCCGCAACATAAACGGTGTCCTAATAATGGCTGAGTCCAAGGTCTTGACCGCGATAAATAGGCTTGTGGAGAGTGGTAAGTTAACGAGTCATAGGGATGTGTTAGCGATACTAAACCAGACCGTGGGGCAACTGGGCCCCGATGTAACCGCAGCCCTTAAGTTGGTTAGGGCTGTGAGTAAGATCATAGGTGTGGACATACCCACGGACAACCTTGCCGAGCACGCTAAGAAGTACGCATTCCTCCTTGAGAAGAACCTGGAGGAGTTCATGAAACCCTCTAAAACTGAGGTACCAGTCATCTACTAA
- a CDS encoding SDR family oxidoreductase, which produces MDLGLKGKVVLVTASSKGIGFGVARVFAQEGARVVISARNTEELARARDEIVKETGAEVLAVRADLTVKGDVINLVNETLRTFGTVDVLVYNTGPPKPGTFAELSDEDWDYATRLLLLSAVWLTKGVVDTMVKRGWGRLIYITSLTLRQPIPNLVLSNTVRLSLAGLVKSLAIEYGPKGITANGIMQGHILTDRTMQLAQDQARRSGKSVDEIIREWSRDVPVGRYGKPEEIGYLAAFLASDKASYINGAMILIDGGLVRCVF; this is translated from the coding sequence ATGGATTTGGGTTTGAAGGGTAAGGTGGTCCTGGTCACGGCATCCAGTAAGGGCATTGGGTTTGGGGTTGCGAGGGTCTTCGCCCAGGAGGGCGCGAGGGTTGTGATAAGCGCCAGGAACACTGAGGAGTTGGCGAGGGCTAGGGATGAGATTGTTAAGGAAACAGGCGCTGAGGTACTGGCCGTGAGGGCTGACTTAACGGTCAAGGGCGACGTGATAAACCTGGTAAACGAGACCCTAAGGACCTTCGGGACTGTGGACGTGCTGGTTTATAACACGGGGCCCCCAAAGCCGGGGACATTCGCAGAGCTTAGCGATGAGGATTGGGACTACGCAACGAGGCTATTACTACTCAGCGCCGTGTGGCTCACCAAGGGGGTTGTTGACACCATGGTGAAGAGGGGCTGGGGCAGGCTCATCTACATAACATCACTAACCCTTAGGCAACCAATACCAAACCTGGTGCTCTCGAACACCGTGAGGCTGAGCCTGGCGGGGCTTGTTAAGAGCCTAGCCATTGAGTACGGGCCCAAGGGAATAACGGCAAATGGGATAATGCAGGGACACATACTCACTGACAGAACCATGCAGCTGGCCCAGGACCAGGCAAGGAGGAGTGGTAAGTCCGTGGATGAGATAATAAGGGAGTGGAGCAGGGACGTGCCCGTGGGTAGGTACGGCAAACCCGAGGAGATAGGTTACTTGGCGGCCTTTCTAGCCAGTGACAAGGCATCGTACATAAACGGGGCCATGATACTGATAGATGGCGGTCTCGTGAGGTGTGTATTTTAA
- a CDS encoding metallophosphoesterase family protein has product MNILHVSDIHGSVTHVERLLRELRGREIDAVVISGDVESSEPVMKLATLGRPTFMVLGNMDHPGLRRELRDYLIEGRIVRVGSIYIMGYPPPINYRDELRSVNGPLVLLSHYPPYNTRVDVAFDGRHIGSRDVLRLIHEVRPVLVLCGHVHEARGVDKVGDTIVVNPGPLYEGHYALISVGNEVNVNLMTL; this is encoded by the coding sequence ATGAATATACTACACGTATCCGATATACACGGGTCCGTAACCCACGTGGAGAGACTACTCAGGGAATTGAGGGGGCGCGAAATCGATGCTGTGGTGATCAGCGGTGACGTGGAGAGCAGCGAACCCGTTATGAAACTAGCCACTCTGGGGCGGCCCACCTTCATGGTCCTGGGGAATATGGATCACCCAGGGCTTAGGCGTGAATTACGTGATTACCTAATCGAGGGTAGGATTGTGAGAGTGGGTAGTATCTACATAATGGGTTACCCACCACCCATTAATTACAGGGATGAGCTGAGGAGCGTGAATGGACCCCTGGTACTACTGAGCCATTACCCACCATACAACACCAGGGTTGATGTGGCGTTTGATGGTAGGCATATTGGAAGTAGGGATGTACTTAGGCTAATCCATGAGGTGAGGCCCGTGTTGGTACTATGTGGTCATGTGCACGAGGCCAGGGGAGTGGATAAAGTGGGCGATACTATTGTTGTGAATCCAGGGCCCCTCTACGAGGGCCACTACGCATTGATAAGCGTAGGTAATGAGGTCAATGTGAACTTGATGACGTTATGA
- a CDS encoding DNA-directed RNA polymerase subunit D, producing the protein MVSVKVLERDDMRLKVVIDGVTPPLVNSLRRVLISDVPVLAIDEVIILENTSVLYDEVLAHRLSMIPIKTDLSRFPKIEECEQELVDPSLCQVRFELNVEAKEPMTVYSKDLKSDDPDVRPVYEDIPIVKLAPGQRVVLEAYARLGRASNHAKWQAGLAAYYYYPRVTVNGKADPRCLVCKEICGDALDITSDGSIVIKDMLKCTFNRWKTCEQACSAIRVDWDENKYVFWVESFGNMPVDSMVREAFRILKGKFQEFLDELNLEITRAAGGAPQPQASEEFTEGFGGESGLEE; encoded by the coding sequence GTGGTTTCCGTAAAGGTTCTGGAGAGAGATGACATGAGGCTTAAGGTTGTCATTGATGGGGTAACGCCGCCGTTGGTCAATTCACTACGTAGGGTATTAATATCGGACGTACCTGTGCTGGCCATTGATGAGGTTATAATACTTGAGAATACCTCCGTGCTTTATGACGAGGTCCTTGCACATAGGCTCTCCATGATACCCATAAAGACGGACCTAAGCAGGTTCCCCAAGATTGAGGAGTGCGAGCAGGAGCTTGTGGATCCAAGCCTATGCCAGGTTAGGTTTGAGCTTAATGTGGAGGCTAAGGAGCCCATGACAGTATACAGCAAGGATTTAAAATCCGATGACCCGGATGTGAGGCCTGTTTATGAGGACATACCAATTGTTAAGCTGGCACCTGGGCAGAGGGTGGTCCTAGAGGCGTACGCGAGGCTTGGTAGGGCCAGCAACCATGCCAAGTGGCAGGCGGGGCTGGCCGCTTATTATTACTACCCAAGGGTTACCGTTAACGGTAAGGCGGACCCCAGGTGCCTGGTGTGTAAGGAGATATGCGGCGATGCCCTGGACATAACGAGCGATGGTTCAATAGTGATTAAGGACATGCTCAAGTGCACCTTCAATAGGTGGAAGACCTGCGAGCAAGCCTGCTCGGCAATAAGGGTGGATTGGGATGAGAATAAGTACGTGTTCTGGGTGGAGAGTTTCGGCAACATGCCTGTGGATTCCATGGTTAGGGAGGCCTTTAGAATCCTCAAGGGTAAGTTCCAGGAATTCCTTGATGAGCTAAACCTGGAGATTACAAGGGCGGCAGGTGGGGCTCCACAACCACAGGCCAGTGAGGAGTTCACCGAGGGGTTTGGTGGTGAGTCAGGTCTTGAGGAGTGA
- a CDS encoding 50S ribosomal protein L18e, producing the protein MPNPTGPTNRELRLLIRFLRRAANEYKAPIWDYVAELLERPTRRRVEVNVGRINRLVNDGDTVVVPGKVLGYGVLNKKVTIAAWSFSRGAMEAIRRAGAEAITIPELVRRNNRGSGVKVII; encoded by the coding sequence ATGCCCAACCCCACAGGACCCACTAATAGGGAGCTTCGCCTATTGATTAGATTCCTTAGGCGGGCTGCCAATGAGTATAAAGCACCCATTTGGGACTACGTGGCCGAGCTCCTGGAGAGACCCACCAGGAGGAGGGTTGAGGTTAATGTGGGTAGGATAAATAGGCTTGTTAATGATGGCGACACGGTGGTGGTGCCAGGCAAGGTGCTGGGTTACGGCGTGCTTAATAAGAAGGTGACCATAGCCGCTTGGTCATTCTCCAGGGGCGCCATGGAGGCCATAAGGAGGGCTGGTGCCGAGGCAATAACAATACCTGAGCTTGTTAGGAGGAATAACAGGGGTAGTGGTGTTAAGGTAATAATATGA
- a CDS encoding 50S ribosomal protein L13 codes for MGGVIEVEKNPPNLNEIVVDATNHVVGRLASVVAKWALEGRRVIIVNAEKAVITGDFNMVLNWYKKRISEWLTHYNPEKVGPKIPRKPDRILRRVIRGMLPRKEFRGRAAYRRVRVFMGVPPQYLNVDKVVIKGALLKARPGIKYVTLEELWAHIEPRQYELWVKAREAWEAHLKKAQSSGGGA; via the coding sequence ATGGGCGGTGTGATAGAGGTTGAGAAAAACCCACCAAACCTCAATGAAATAGTTGTGGACGCCACAAACCACGTGGTTGGTAGATTGGCGTCTGTGGTTGCTAAGTGGGCCCTAGAGGGTAGGAGGGTTATTATTGTGAATGCGGAGAAGGCCGTGATAACCGGGGACTTTAACATGGTCCTTAATTGGTATAAGAAGAGGATTAGTGAGTGGTTAACCCACTACAACCCCGAGAAGGTAGGCCCTAAGATACCCAGGAAGCCCGATAGGATTCTAAGGCGTGTGATAAGGGGCATGCTGCCCAGGAAGGAGTTCAGGGGTAGGGCGGCTTACAGGAGGGTTAGGGTCTTCATGGGCGTTCCTCCGCAGTACCTGAATGTGGATAAGGTGGTTATAAAGGGTGCCCTACTTAAGGCTAGGCCGGGCATTAAGTACGTGACCCTTGAGGAATTATGGGCCCACATAGAGCCCAGGCAGTACGAGTTATGGGTTAAGGCACGTGAGGCTTGGGAGGCACACCTTAAAAAGGCGCAGAGTAGTGGTGGTGGTGCATGA
- a CDS encoding 30S ribosomal protein S9, with product MSEGQLPRSVPGVTAQEVSGAKVVIAVGKKKTAIAKAVIRPGIGRVRVNGVPIEIWPIEMARMRMMEPLLLAGKELTSKVDIDVTVRGGGFMGQATAVRMAIARGLVEYFGNNQLLELYLTYDPSMIKGDPRRTEPKKPGLKHARSKRQKAYR from the coding sequence ATGAGTGAGGGTCAGTTGCCAAGGAGTGTCCCTGGAGTCACGGCACAGGAGGTGTCGGGGGCTAAGGTCGTGATCGCCGTGGGTAAGAAGAAGACTGCCATTGCCAAGGCAGTCATTAGGCCGGGTATTGGCAGGGTTAGGGTCAATGGCGTACCCATTGAGATATGGCCCATTGAGATGGCCAGGATGAGGATGATGGAACCACTACTACTGGCGGGTAAGGAGTTAACGTCTAAGGTGGACATAGACGTAACCGTAAGGGGAGGAGGATTCATGGGGCAGGCAACAGCTGTTAGAATGGCCATAGCCAGGGGCTTAGTGGAGTACTTCGGCAATAACCAACTCCTGGAACTCTACCTAACATATGATCCATCCATGATAAAGGGCGACCCAAGGAGGACGGAGCCCAAGAAGCCGGGGCTTAAGCACGCGAGGAGTAAGAGGCAGAAGGCGTATAGGTGA
- a CDS encoding DUF3311 domain-containing protein, whose translation MTVETVKGVATWRKVVAAVLFIIPWIVYLLLPTYNTVSPELGGVPFFYWYQTLWLFITAILYVIAVLLLYPSRG comes from the coding sequence ATGACGGTGGAAACTGTTAAGGGGGTTGCAACGTGGCGTAAGGTTGTGGCTGCGGTGCTCTTCATAATACCCTGGATTGTTTACCTGCTACTACCCACGTACAACACGGTAAGTCCAGAGTTGGGTGGTGTTCCGTTCTTTTATTGGTATCAAACCCTTTGGCTCTTCATAACCGCTATACTCTATGTAATAGCGGTGTTACTGCTGTACCCAAGTAGGGGGTGA
- a CDS encoding sodium:solute symporter family protein — protein sequence MAPIVTPLDWGVFLALFVFFTFLGFYGARWRRGDLSQLSEWALAGRRLGVALAWFLVGADVYTAYTFIAVPSGVFATGALYFYAVPYVATTFGVAAVTMPALWRWSRKRGYITAADFVQDRFNSKLLAAFVAITGIIAEFPYIALQIVGLQAVLTVMLLGIVKSIKLVSDLALTISFIVLAAFTYTSGLRGATLTAVLKDVIIFASIIAILVAAPLVIPGAFSTAFKEATLVASGGDPPLASGVSTLKAPFFAAYTTLWVGSTLALYLYPHSINGSLSAESDKRLTLSLGLLPIYGIGLALLALYGILIYGDAAAMKILSLFPASARGSLVIPTLAVTVLPPGLAGLALLGVFIGGLVPAAIMAMAQANLLVRNIIKPLRPSITPQGETRIAKWASVFFKFLALGFVFIVPATYAIWLQLLGGIIITQTLPAVFLGLVTDRFDKYSLMVGWAVGLGLGVYLFIAAHESPLYPILGHPIYIAVIALAINLLIVLVGTGIAMAVRRTAQAKVSVK from the coding sequence ATGGCGCCCATAGTCACACCCCTAGATTGGGGAGTATTCCTTGCGCTGTTCGTATTCTTCACATTCCTGGGTTTCTACGGAGCCAGGTGGAGGCGTGGGGACCTGAGCCAGCTCAGTGAGTGGGCCTTGGCTGGTAGGAGGCTTGGCGTTGCCCTGGCATGGTTCCTGGTGGGTGCTGACGTTTACACAGCTTACACATTCATAGCAGTCCCATCAGGCGTGTTCGCCACGGGCGCCCTATACTTCTATGCGGTACCTTATGTAGCTACCACGTTCGGTGTTGCTGCGGTAACGATGCCAGCCCTTTGGCGCTGGTCCAGGAAGCGTGGTTACATAACCGCCGCCGATTTCGTGCAGGACCGCTTTAATAGTAAGTTGCTTGCTGCCTTCGTGGCCATTACCGGCATTATTGCGGAGTTCCCATACATAGCGTTACAAATCGTGGGTCTTCAGGCGGTGCTCACGGTAATGCTCCTGGGCATAGTCAAGAGTATAAAGTTGGTTAGTGATTTGGCCCTCACCATATCCTTCATAGTGCTTGCGGCCTTCACATACACAAGCGGTTTGCGTGGTGCCACATTGACAGCAGTGCTTAAGGACGTGATAATATTCGCATCGATAATAGCCATACTCGTGGCCGCGCCCCTGGTAATCCCAGGAGCCTTCTCCACGGCATTTAAGGAGGCAACCCTAGTGGCGAGTGGTGGTGATCCCCCATTGGCCAGCGGCGTTTCTACACTGAAAGCACCCTTCTTTGCCGCATACACAACACTCTGGGTTGGCTCCACGCTCGCCCTTTACCTATACCCACACTCAATAAATGGCTCCCTAAGTGCGGAAAGCGATAAAAGGCTTACGTTAAGCCTTGGGTTATTGCCGATTTATGGTATTGGATTGGCCCTGTTGGCATTATATGGAATTCTAATTTATGGAGATGCCGCGGCAATGAAGATATTAAGCCTGTTCCCAGCGAGTGCCAGGGGTTCCCTCGTGATACCAACATTGGCGGTTACCGTCTTACCACCGGGCCTTGCGGGGCTTGCACTGCTGGGTGTGTTCATAGGTGGTTTGGTGCCCGCTGCGATAATGGCCATGGCCCAGGCAAACCTACTTGTTAGGAATATAATTAAGCCCCTGAGACCCAGCATAACGCCCCAGGGCGAGACTAGGATTGCCAAGTGGGCCTCTGTGTTTTTCAAGTTCCTGGCGCTGGGCTTTGTTTTCATAGTACCGGCCACATACGCCATTTGGCTTCAGTTGCTGGGTGGCATAATCATTACCCAAACCCTGCCCGCGGTGTTCCTGGGCCTTGTTACGGATAGGTTTGATAAGTATTCGTTAATGGTTGGTTGGGCTGTGGGCCTGGGGCTGGGTGTTTACCTCTTCATAGCGGCTCACGAGTCCCCACTATACCCAATACTTGGTCACCCCATTTACATAGCCGTGATAGCCCTCGCCATCAACCTACTCATTGTCTTAGTGGGTACAGGCATAGCAATGGCAGTTAGGCGCACGGCTCAGGCCAAGGTCAGCGTTAAGTGA
- a CDS encoding DNA-directed RNA polymerase subunit N: MITPIRCWTCGRPLGHLWEPFKQRVLNGENPEKVLNDLGVTRYCCRRTLLGHIELINQVLEYSRIETE, from the coding sequence ATGATAACGCCCATTAGATGCTGGACTTGCGGAAGACCCCTTGGGCACTTATGGGAACCCTTTAAGCAGAGGGTTCTCAATGGTGAGAATCCTGAGAAGGTTCTTAATGATTTAGGTGTGACGCGTTATTGCTGTAGGAGGACATTGCTTGGTCATATTGAGTTAATAAATCAGGTGCTTGAGTATTCAAGGATTGAAACTGAGTAG
- a CDS encoding LSM domain-containing protein has translation MEQPQQPMRTLQKFVGKHVIIKLKNNKTLRGVLVNYDDCMNVILDDGEELDVKGENVVVKYGKLLVRGTQILYITSEEALG, from the coding sequence ATGGAGCAGCCCCAGCAGCCCATGAGGACGCTGCAGAAGTTCGTTGGTAAGCATGTAATAATTAAGTTGAAGAACAACAAAACACTACGTGGTGTTCTTGTAAACTATGATGACTGTATGAATGTAATATTGGACGATGGTGAGGAACTAGATGTTAAGGGTGAGAATGTGGTGGTTAAGTACGGTAAATTGCTAGTTAGGGGGACCCAAATACTTTATATAACCTCTGAGGAGGCCCTGGGGTGA